Proteins encoded by one window of Aliivibrio wodanis:
- the nrfA gene encoding cytochrome c-552 precursor (ammonia-forming cytochrome nitrite reductase) (cytochrome C nitrite reductase), with protein sequence MKKQWTRRSAAAIAMVTTLLLSSHSFAASEKTERVDPRNEAYAKEHADQYESWRSTSDSVQIEDALAEDPNMVIMWAGYGFAKDYNKARGHFYAIDDVRQTLRTAGPTDENSGPMPMACWSCKSPDVGRVIEEKGEDGYFSGKWARLGSEIQNPIGCADCHDTRSEGFKNGEPALAITKPHVERAMDVIGKPFGDQSRLDQQAAVCGQCHVEYYFTGKTKAVKFPWDKGTTVDEMEEYYDEIGFKDWTHKVSKAPMLKAQHPGYETWRDGIHGKNNVTCVDCHMPKVKKEDGTIYTDHKVGNPFDRFEDTCANCHTQSKEMLQGVVASRKAQVLKMKLTAERQIVAAHFEAGAAWDAGATEKEMEPILQDIRHAQWRWDYAIASHGVHMHAPEVALEVLGTAVDKAADARTKLIRLLAKKGITDPIAIPDISTKAAAQKALGMDMKGMEAEKKHFLETVVPQWENQAKERESTDYAPIK encoded by the coding sequence CCCGTCGTTCAGCCGCTGCAATTGCCATGGTGACTACGTTATTATTAAGTAGCCACAGCTTTGCTGCATCTGAAAAAACTGAGCGAGTTGACCCTCGTAATGAAGCTTATGCAAAAGAGCATGCTGATCAATATGAATCATGGCGCTCTACCTCTGACAGCGTACAAATTGAAGATGCGTTAGCCGAAGACCCAAATATGGTGATCATGTGGGCAGGTTATGGTTTTGCTAAAGACTATAACAAAGCACGTGGCCACTTTTATGCGATTGATGATGTAAGACAAACCCTCCGTACTGCAGGCCCTACCGATGAAAACTCTGGTCCAATGCCAATGGCATGTTGGAGCTGTAAAAGCCCTGATGTTGGCCGTGTAATCGAAGAGAAAGGCGAAGATGGCTATTTCTCAGGTAAATGGGCGCGTCTAGGGAGTGAAATTCAAAACCCGATTGGCTGTGCCGATTGTCATGACACTCGTAGTGAAGGCTTTAAAAATGGCGAACCCGCTTTAGCGATTACTAAACCTCATGTTGAACGTGCAATGGATGTAATTGGTAAACCTTTTGGGGATCAATCTCGTTTAGATCAACAAGCTGCTGTTTGTGGTCAATGTCACGTTGAATACTACTTCACAGGAAAAACCAAAGCCGTCAAATTCCCTTGGGATAAAGGCACCACGGTTGATGAAATGGAAGAGTACTATGACGAAATTGGCTTTAAAGACTGGACACATAAAGTATCTAAAGCGCCAATGCTAAAAGCACAACATCCAGGTTATGAAACTTGGCGTGATGGTATCCATGGAAAAAACAACGTAACTTGTGTTGATTGCCATATGCCAAAAGTGAAAAAAGAAGATGGCACCATTTATACTGATCATAAAGTCGGTAACCCATTCGATCGCTTTGAAGATACCTGTGCAAACTGTCACACACAATCTAAAGAAATGCTACAAGGTGTTGTTGCTAGTCGTAAAGCACAAGTACTTAAAATGAAGCTAACCGCTGAACGTCAAATCGTGGCCGCTCACTTTGAAGCTGGGGCTGCATGGGATGCTGGTGCAACTGAAAAAGAAATGGAGCCAATCCTACAAGATATTCGTCATGCACAATGGCGCTGGGATTATGCGATTGCTTCACATGGTGTTCATATGCATGCACCTGAAGTTGCTCTAGAAGTATTAGGGACTGCGGTTGATAAAGCGGCAGATGCTCGTACCAAACTGATCCGTCTACTAGCGAAAAAAGGGATTACGGACCCTATCGCTATACCAGATATTTCAACCAAAGCGGCGGCACAAAAAGCATTGGGTATGGATATGAAAGGTATGGAAGCTGAGAAGAAACACTTCTTAGAAACCGTGGTTCCTCAATGGGAAAACCAAGCAAAAGAACGTGAATCAACCGATTATGCACCAATAAAATAA
- the nrfG gene encoding putative formate-dependent nitrite reductase complex NrfG subunit produces MIIMMLLSFVLIGAVLWWFFSRSHATSLNPVWMIFIVVISIIVIFSSGLRPEKFAVNNKVITEPLGPLSYDDKMRYLEDQLKLSPNNADLWFEIGQGYLLNGEFNNANICFDYALRLSDEPTANQYAAKATTQYYAHSQIINEEIQTLLNKALELDEYNQAALTLIASDHFVTFRYQKAINAWQKILDSERVDVDRVTIINSINQAKQLMQARR; encoded by the coding sequence ATGATAATAATGATGTTACTGAGTTTTGTTCTTATAGGTGCTGTTTTGTGGTGGTTTTTTAGCCGTAGTCATGCTACATCACTTAATCCTGTTTGGATGATTTTTATCGTTGTCATTAGTATTATAGTAATTTTCTCATCGGGTCTACGACCAGAAAAATTTGCGGTTAATAATAAAGTGATTACTGAGCCTTTAGGCCCATTATCGTATGACGATAAAATGCGGTATTTAGAAGACCAATTAAAATTATCACCAAATAATGCTGATCTATGGTTTGAAATTGGTCAAGGCTACTTACTAAATGGTGAGTTTAATAACGCGAACATTTGTTTTGATTATGCACTGCGCCTCTCTGATGAGCCAACAGCAAATCAATACGCTGCAAAAGCAACAACTCAGTATTACGCACATTCTCAAATCATTAATGAAGAGATACAAACTTTACTTAATAAAGCATTAGAGCTTGATGAGTATAACCAAGCGGCATTAACCTTAATTGCTTCCGATCATTTTGTGACGTTCCGTTATCAAAAAGCGATTAATGCTTGGCAGAAGATTTTAGATTCAGAAAGAGTTGATGTAGATAGAGTCACTATTATTAATTCAATTAACCAAGCGAAGCAATTAATGCAGGCTCGTCGCTAG
- a CDS encoding phospholipase A1 precursor, whose product MKKWMLLIALAIPVMTSAKELNRIHGYEDSYLLGSYTNDINKQTYIDGGFEDADGLQQIEVKFQFSLAVPIMPINQSTSLMFSYTQKSLWQLANNDISSPFRETNYKPQFFLMHQSNMLLFNSAEIGYMHESNGQTTSLSRSWDRMYGALERLDGPIQYGIRGWYVFKDEENNEDITDFLGDYDVWIKMGNEVGTFNTRFHHNFSTNKGGIEAGYTLNINKFVGFYTQVWTGYGETLIDYDHDQTRIGIGMKLLPPN is encoded by the coding sequence ATGAAAAAATGGATGCTATTGATTGCATTGGCGATACCCGTGATGACATCAGCAAAAGAGTTAAATCGTATTCACGGTTATGAAGACAGTTATTTATTAGGCAGTTATACCAACGACATTAATAAACAAACTTATATTGATGGTGGGTTTGAAGATGCCGATGGTTTACAGCAAATTGAAGTGAAATTTCAGTTTTCTTTGGCTGTTCCAATAATGCCAATTAATCAAAGTACTTCTTTAATGTTCTCTTATACTCAAAAATCTTTGTGGCAATTAGCGAATAACGATATATCGTCACCGTTTAGAGAAACAAATTATAAACCTCAGTTTTTCTTGATGCATCAATCAAATATGTTGTTATTTAATAGCGCTGAAATTGGCTATATGCATGAGTCAAATGGGCAAACAACCAGCCTATCACGTAGCTGGGATCGTATGTATGGGGCGCTAGAGCGATTAGATGGACCAATACAGTATGGTATTAGAGGTTGGTATGTATTCAAAGATGAAGAAAATAATGAAGATATCACTGATTTTTTAGGCGACTATGACGTTTGGATTAAAATGGGTAATGAAGTAGGTACATTTAATACGCGTTTTCATCATAACTTCAGTACTAATAAAGGCGGCATAGAAGCAGGTTACACATTGAATATAAACAAATTTGTTGGTTTTTATACTCAAGTTTGGACAGGGTATGGTGAAACATTAATTGATTATGATCATGACCAAACACGAATTGGTATTGGAATGAAACTACTTCCACCAAATTAA
- a CDS encoding putative ATP-dependent helicase, with translation MFLLPINAIYSKFSSSILHKNVVVQSETGSGKSTHLPLWAAEHGRVLVIEPRRIACTALAEYLALQESCTLGKEIGYAIKLDIKYSEESRVVFVTPGIALKWFMEDKLATFDLVMIDEFHERRWDTDLLLSLLNSYKKHRLILTSATMDSQSLAAYIDAELLMAEGRQFAVNLSYDAEHAQKMPSDKELEARIIKTIESVIQLGEAGDILVFLPGKKEITQCIQSASAKFPHCLVLPLFAGVSDPLRQQALAPSQQQRIIFSTNVAETSLTIPNVTVVIDSGLERRTQQRNGRTTLSLQSISKASAQQRSGRAGRTQEGQAIRLYGEHAPLDRMTPPELQRDELVETVLAAASCDSVLRGLVFLEPLPEKSLRIAEEKLQKIGAINSELNITDYGLRLFPLPIDTLFSHLISAIEGKAEKETVVDLVAALSVSNKLFSISKSDIALDEFLRWNPQSCDLITLVSIIRGHECHGLNIDNELRKEAQTLAIQIRTELELPVLEVSSRLKREEVLIQIISKLPELVFVRREKRREAFGNGYLEVVLGRNSHFLSTHEAAIVFDQFSLPGRGSKQTLTIGTVLSPINILWIIEAGLAECRLGECISDKENIKIAHEYYYASRKLKTEYVEPSEKDAIPAIVSQVKEGYLFPQLKEKKEGEIAAWLLYCQLNGNKSDKTITFESWFTQQLTELGVTSLDDLALFDESDFVFNGIPEWELDDFLTKYPQTVILPDLTLSVDYFPQSKRVLLTYRKGGRKGDVKRWEIPPWSGWRIQYQKASRKIDIK, from the coding sequence ATGTTTTTGTTACCAATTAATGCGATTTACTCTAAGTTTTCGTCTTCTATTTTACATAAAAATGTGGTTGTTCAATCTGAAACCGGATCAGGTAAATCAACGCATCTTCCTTTATGGGCGGCTGAACATGGTCGAGTCTTGGTGATTGAGCCAAGACGAATTGCCTGCACAGCTCTTGCTGAATATTTAGCGTTACAAGAATCTTGTACGTTAGGGAAGGAAATTGGTTATGCGATTAAACTTGATATTAAATATAGTGAAGAAAGTCGAGTTGTTTTTGTCACTCCTGGTATTGCTTTAAAATGGTTTATGGAAGATAAACTAGCGACATTTGATTTGGTCATGATTGATGAATTTCATGAGCGACGTTGGGATACTGATCTTTTGTTGTCTTTACTTAATTCGTATAAGAAACATCGTTTAATTTTAACGTCAGCCACCATGGATAGTCAGTCATTAGCCGCTTATATTGATGCTGAATTACTGATGGCTGAAGGCCGACAATTTGCTGTTAATTTATCGTATGATGCTGAACACGCTCAGAAGATGCCGTCTGACAAGGAGTTGGAGGCGCGTATTATTAAGACGATAGAATCTGTCATTCAGTTAGGTGAGGCCGGTGATATTCTTGTATTTCTACCAGGAAAAAAAGAGATCACACAATGTATTCAAAGTGCTTCGGCCAAATTTCCACATTGTCTAGTTCTTCCATTATTTGCAGGCGTATCTGATCCCCTTAGGCAGCAAGCTTTAGCGCCATCTCAGCAGCAACGAATTATATTTTCAACCAATGTAGCTGAAACCTCTCTTACTATTCCAAATGTTACAGTGGTTATTGATTCAGGACTTGAACGAAGAACACAGCAAAGAAATGGGCGAACAACACTGTCATTGCAATCCATATCTAAAGCAAGTGCACAACAACGTTCAGGTCGGGCTGGGCGAACTCAAGAAGGGCAAGCGATCCGCTTATATGGTGAACATGCACCGCTTGATAGAATGACACCTCCTGAACTACAGAGAGATGAGTTAGTTGAGACGGTTCTTGCTGCTGCAAGTTGTGATTCCGTTTTGCGAGGTCTAGTATTTTTAGAACCTTTACCAGAAAAATCACTCCGAATAGCTGAAGAAAAATTACAGAAAATAGGGGCCATTAATTCAGAATTGAACATTACAGATTATGGTTTACGCTTATTTCCATTACCAATCGATACACTGTTTTCTCATCTGATTTCTGCAATAGAGGGTAAAGCAGAGAAAGAAACCGTGGTTGATTTAGTTGCTGCACTTTCTGTCTCAAATAAACTGTTCTCAATATCTAAATCCGATATTGCTTTAGATGAGTTTTTACGTTGGAATCCTCAATCGTGTGATTTAATTACACTAGTTTCAATTATTCGCGGACATGAGTGCCATGGATTAAATATTGACAATGAATTACGTAAAGAGGCACAAACGTTAGCTATACAAATTAGAACGGAATTAGAATTGCCAGTTCTAGAGGTAAGTAGCCGTTTAAAAAGAGAAGAAGTATTAATTCAAATTATCTCTAAGTTGCCTGAGTTAGTTTTTGTTCGTCGAGAGAAACGCCGAGAAGCTTTTGGTAATGGTTATTTGGAAGTGGTTCTTGGACGTAATAGCCATTTCTTATCGACACATGAAGCAGCTATTGTTTTTGATCAGTTTTCTCTTCCTGGTAGAGGTAGTAAGCAAACTCTTACCATTGGAACAGTTTTATCTCCTATCAATATATTATGGATAATAGAGGCAGGACTTGCTGAGTGTCGTCTGGGCGAGTGTATTAGTGATAAGGAAAATATTAAAATTGCTCATGAATATTATTATGCGAGCCGTAAACTAAAAACGGAGTATGTTGAACCGTCTGAAAAGGATGCTATTCCTGCAATTGTTTCTCAAGTAAAAGAAGGATATTTATTTCCACAGTTAAAAGAGAAAAAAGAGGGAGAAATTGCCGCTTGGTTGCTTTATTGCCAATTAAATGGCAATAAATCAGATAAAACTATAACGTTTGAATCTTGGTTTACGCAACAATTAACTGAATTAGGCGTAACGTCTTTGGATGATCTAGCATTGTTTGATGAATCCGATTTTGTCTTTAATGGAATCCCTGAGTGGGAATTAGATGATTTTTTAACGAAATACCCACAAACAGTAATATTGCCTGATTTAACCTTATCTGTTGATTATTTCCCACAAAGTAAACGAGTTTTACTAACATATAGAAAAGGTGGAAGAAAAGGAGATGTGAAAAGATGGGAAATCCCTCCTTGGTCTGGCTGGAGAATTCAATATCAAAAAGCCAGTCGTAAAATCGATATAAAATAG
- the sfcA gene encoding NAD-dependent malic enzyme yields MNNNKRPLYIPYAGPALLSTPLLNKGSAFSTTERKYFNLEGLLPEAIESIEEQTGRAYKQYQSFENDMDKHIYLRNIQDTNETLFYRLVQNHISEMMPIIYTPTVGAACENFSNIYRRGRGLFISYENKNRIDDLLNNATNQNVKVIVVTDGERILGLGDQGIGGMGIPIGKLALYTACGGISPAHTLPIVLDVGTNNPQRLADPMYMGWRHPRITGDEYKDFVEDFIQAVQRRWPQALVQFEDFAQKNAMPLLERYKNRICCFNDDIQGTAAVTVGSLLAACKAAGSSLAQQRVTFLGAGSAGCGIAEAIIAQMVSEGISDAQARSQVYMVDRWGLLQEGMPNLLDFQQRLVQKTENTKEWTSEEPNYSLVDVMRNAKPTVLIGVSGAPGLFSKEVIQEMHKHCERPIVFPLSNPTSRVEATPNDIIRWTDGQALVATGSPFDPVTHNGQTYPIAQCNNSFIFPGIGLGVLAIKATRVSDEMLQESSRALAECSPLAINGSGALLPPLEEIHTVSKKIAFAVAKKAIEQGYALEITDEALHQKIDQYFWKPVYRRYKRTAF; encoded by the coding sequence ATGAATAACAACAAACGTCCTCTATATATCCCTTATGCTGGTCCAGCACTTCTAAGTACTCCTCTGCTAAACAAAGGCAGCGCTTTTAGTACAACTGAACGTAAATATTTTAACTTAGAAGGCTTACTTCCTGAAGCTATCGAAAGCATCGAAGAGCAAACAGGCCGTGCTTATAAGCAATACCAAAGCTTTGAAAATGATATGGACAAGCATATCTATCTTCGTAATATTCAAGACACAAATGAAACGTTATTTTATCGCTTAGTACAAAATCATATCAGCGAAATGATGCCTATTATTTACACACCAACCGTTGGTGCTGCGTGTGAAAACTTCTCAAACATCTATCGTCGTGGTCGTGGTTTATTTATCTCTTATGAGAACAAAAACCGCATTGATGACCTCCTAAATAATGCAACAAACCAAAACGTAAAAGTAATTGTTGTTACTGATGGTGAGCGTATTCTTGGTCTTGGTGATCAAGGTATCGGCGGTATGGGTATTCCTATTGGTAAATTGGCACTGTACACCGCGTGTGGTGGTATTAGCCCTGCTCATACATTACCTATCGTTCTTGATGTAGGGACTAATAACCCTCAACGTCTTGCTGACCCAATGTACATGGGCTGGCGTCACCCTCGTATTACTGGTGACGAATATAAAGATTTCGTTGAAGACTTCATTCAAGCTGTTCAACGTCGTTGGCCTCAAGCTCTTGTTCAGTTTGAAGATTTTGCACAAAAAAATGCAATGCCTTTACTTGAGCGTTACAAAAATCGTATCTGTTGTTTTAATGATGATATTCAAGGTACTGCTGCGGTTACTGTTGGTTCACTACTTGCAGCCTGTAAAGCGGCGGGCAGTTCATTAGCACAGCAACGTGTTACCTTCTTAGGTGCAGGCTCTGCGGGTTGTGGTATTGCTGAAGCCATTATTGCTCAAATGGTATCTGAAGGTATTTCTGATGCTCAGGCGCGCTCGCAAGTGTACATGGTTGATCGTTGGGGCTTATTACAAGAAGGCATGCCAAACCTACTTGATTTCCAACAACGCCTAGTGCAAAAAACTGAAAATACAAAAGAATGGACATCTGAAGAGCCAAACTACTCACTTGTTGATGTTATGCGCAATGCTAAACCAACCGTTCTAATTGGTGTTTCTGGAGCTCCTGGTTTATTCAGCAAAGAAGTTATCCAAGAGATGCATAAACACTGTGAACGCCCTATTGTGTTCCCATTATCAAACCCAACAAGTCGTGTTGAAGCAACACCGAATGACATTATTCGCTGGACTGATGGACAAGCATTAGTGGCAACAGGTAGCCCATTTGATCCTGTTACACATAATGGTCAAACTTACCCAATTGCACAATGTAACAACAGCTTTATCTTCCCTGGTATTGGTCTAGGTGTTTTAGCAATTAAAGCGACTCGTGTTTCTGATGAAATGCTACAAGAATCAAGCCGTGCATTAGCAGAGTGTTCCCCTCTTGCTATTAATGGTTCTGGTGCGCTTCTACCACCATTGGAAGAGATCCACACAGTATCA